A window of Schistocerca cancellata isolate TAMUIC-IGC-003103 chromosome 1, iqSchCanc2.1, whole genome shotgun sequence genomic DNA:
GCGAGAAACGGAGAAgtattattttattcatggctgtaattTTCTACATCTATAGTATTATTTTTTCAGGATAAATTTTAGTCATCGGTTGCAAATAGGACTAGCTCTTGTAAGCTTGAAGGCAACAGTCATAAACACACCCGTCGTTAATTTTGTCGTATGCTGTCGCTAAGCTGTCAAATTTGATGAAATTTGTCACAATGTAAAGACACAGTCCAAAAACGACAAATAAACATGCACATATACGCTACGCAGAGAGTCCTTTAGTAACGGCAGAACCCTCGTTTATTTTGTCAGACCACAGTTAGCTTAAGAGCGAGTCGCTACGCGGTATATAAGAAGCATATTATACATCATATTCTTAAGTAAGTCAAGAACACAATACTTTCTCCGAAATATACTTCGCATAATAAACATGACAGTAAGATATGTCAAATTCAAGCTTAAACATAGGGATTGTGATCGTGAATCTTGCCTCGCAACATCCGTGAAAGGAACAGGATGGTGAAAAGTATTACTGGTACATAGCGTAGCTTCCGCCTACTAGCTTATGTATTACATGTATAGAGCAACAAACGTGAATATACACAGTTCTAGCGCAGCGAATCCTTGAAGCGCTCTTGAGTCATTATGAACACAGAGTCTATAAAGAGCTCTTGTTGAGCAACACTTGGCTCACTGGAAAGCGCACTCGGTCAGTGGAATAGCCACACAGGAGGGCCTCTGACCGCTTCTGCGGAGCCGTTGTGGCCTACGTAACATCCCCACCGTTCCAAGTAGGCGCCGTACCATAACAAAAGCATCTACTTTTACTGCTACACGATATGCCTAACTCCATGAGGGCTTGAAACAGAGGACCTGCGAATTTTTCCTCTTATATTCGACTTAACAAAATATGGCGTCCTGTTgacataattattgatacaagCACACatttagtggttggttggtttgtgggattaaagggaccaaactgcgacggtcatcggtcccacacATTTAGTGTTTTCAGCCAAGAAGGATGCGGAGAGGATAGCCACATGACACTTTTAGACTCGTTATTGGGGATCAATCTACATTTGCATTAGGGATGGAGAAAAATAGACCAGTTAAAACCGATATCGGGATTTTAGTTCTGAATGACAGGTATTTTCGGTGTTTGATCTCAGTTATAACAGgagttttttagtttttatttacaacGGAGTAAAAAACCAAATAACAATTATCCACAGCAacaatgctaaaatttttcatttttaaaggaaCCTTTTTTAAAGGAGGAGTAATTTTTGTTCGTAAAATcttcattggtttgaaatattggctTCTTATAGAAGAAGGGAAaagctgttttaataacaatggcGACAGTaaggagcaacaaacacatggcataagaattgttGCAGCATTGCCCAGACGATAATGTCTGTGTTGCCGTGTGTCGTTGTTCTAACGTATACGTGCATGTGCACGTGCAGCGTGTAACACGGACCTAGTGCAGTGCAAGATATGCCCGCACCTGGTCTATACGGTGGCTTCTCACTGTCGTCACCGGACATCCGTTGTAATctagaatgaaatatttttacgaagtaacGTAGGAACGAAGTTCTATgcgtcatttgctttaaaagattaaaatttgtctgccatttctatgaaaaataaaagaaaaaggaaattaaggtaagagtaataaattaaaattcataaattaaattaaattcattcttagtatacaataaaaataggaagtagctgatctgctgtctGTGCCTACATAATACGCCTTTATCGGCTtacagcccttgaaaacggacaaattaacacgaaaagcaGTGTTTTTCAGCcttagttttcaccctttagcactgactttttgtaatgcccaaatagtgacataattcccgattacaacatgatttttaagcagagtttaaaaaaattagaatcagtaagagaatactggtgattttttgaaattttcaaccACTTATCTTttcttcgagaaaagcagcgaactgcAGGCGTAGTAAGCTTTATTTGCGTATACAATTTAATAATTTGATTCAGTGTGCCTTAAAACTGAATGAGACAAAAATTTTCAGTACTTGTCTGATTTGTACGTTTATTATaggaaataatataaataaaaaaccgaCAATTGGTTGTTAAGAAACCGGTTTTTGAGCCGTTTTAAGTCACGTTAAATTGTCGTGGAAAAAATCGTTACTACTGCGATCGGTTGtttagcgataaccgccatccgtgtctcaaggttactaaataatcgTGATCTGCATCCGTACACTGCAAACCACTGCGAAGCATATGGCGGGAGATATTTACCATGGGAACGTATGTTAGGATTCATCCCGTTCTGTTCACGTTTGTTGTGTGAGAAGAATCACTAATTAAATACCTCAGtccgtgctgtaattagtctatttTTTTCGCTGCAGTAGCCTATCATGAACGAAAATTCCGGGTAGCCCAGGAAACATTTTGAAAATCCGCTTTTATTCCCTTTTAATGTAAGGACAGGCCTACCTAGCGTTTCCCAATGACCACCAATGCGACGACTACCACTGTAACAACTattggttacaataaaattaacactaagttttatttacatatttacgaACGAACTGATAGACTTTGCGTTTGAGCGTTGTTAACTCGACAAACTTTATTCTTCCTGAAGTTTTCGATGACATTGCCGTATACCATGCGTGTCGCCTTTTTAAGTATTCGCACTGCTAGTTTTCCAATTGAGGTACAAGAAAGAGCTGGTAAACGATCCTGCATCATGCCATCTCTCAAATGCATTTTTATGCATTGAAGACAAGGAAAACTGCTTTCAACTGAAGCACCTGTTGCTGGATTTGTAGCACTTGGACAAAATATTTTGAAAGCTTTTAGAAAAATTGGGTCCATTTTATTGTTAGTGATTCTTTTGAGTGTCTCACAAACTGACAGAGTGAAGTGTTTCCTTGCGCTTGGAAGAAAATACAGTCTCCAGTTCTGTATGCAACTGTTAGTGATTGGCAAAGTAAGTAGTATCGCTTAACTTAAGGAACAACAGTTTATCACAATGTGAAAACCTTGTTTCCAGTTGTATTACAATATTAACCAATACCTTGAAGTACATCTTTTTGTATCACTGGATTGCCAATATGTTCACATCCATTGTTCCAGGTCCGTTCATGGAAGTTTTAGGTTGTGAATTAGTCAAGTGTTTCATGGAATTAAAGCCGATCAGTTTATCTTCATCATCAGTACACCCTTATAATGAAAATTCAAGAATTCCACCATCACTTTTTAGTGTAGGAAGTGTTGTAAGATATTACCTACCGACTGCTCTGCATATGGCGTCAGCAGAGAGTAGATGAACAGACACTGAGTTTATTAACATAAAGATAAGTTTATTTACATAAAGATAGTTACTTCATTTCAGACTAATGCGGAACAGGACAGAATTCAGTTTTTCAGCTGTGAAGGATGAAGCCTACTGAAATTCATAGAATAATCAAATTATCGTAAGGTGATATGTATGAATGTGCTTAGTTCACATGGAACATCTGAAAAAAAGAGAATGACCGAATCAAGTTGTATTACCAAATAACATGAAGGGTAATATTATACAGCTGTAGTGAACAGTggttatacattgaagcgccaaagtaactggaataggcatgcgtattcaaatacagaaatatgaaaacaggcagaatacggcgctgcagttggcaaTCTCTGTATAATgcaacaagtgtcttgcgcagttgttggatctgttactgctgctacaatgacaggttatcaagatttaagtgagtctgaacgtggcgttacagtctgcgcacgagggatgggacagcatctccgaggtaatgatttgatttgatttgactggaagtgggaagagaaagatcctgcaagaacaagactgacgacaactgaagagaatcgttcaacatgccagaagtgcaacccttccgcaaattgctgcaaatttcaactctgcgccatcaacaagtgacagcgtgcaaattattcaatgaaacatcatcgaaagggcttttggagccgaaggcccactcctgtacccttgatgactgcacgacacaaagctttatgcttcgcctgggcccgtcaacagcaacattggactgttgatgattggaaacatattgcctggtcagacgagtcgcatttcaaattgtattgagcagatggatgtgtatgtgtatggagaaaacctcatgaatccatggaccctgcatgtcatcatgggaccgtccaagctggtggaggctctgtaatggtgtggggcatgtacagttggagtgatatgggatccctgttacgtctagattcgactctgacaggtgacatgtacgtaagcatcctgtctgatcacttgacatccattgtgcaatctgacagacttgggcaattccagcaggacagtgtggcactgcacacatccagaattgctagagtggctccaggaacattgttCTGAGTTTAAATATTCCACTGGACacaaaactcccagacatgaacactattgaacatctctgggccggccggagtggccgagcggttaaaggcgctacagtctggaaccgcacgaccgctacggtcgcaggttcgaatcctgcctcgggcatggatgtgtgtgatgtccttaggttagttaggtttaagtagttctaagttctaggggacttatgaccacagcagttgagtcccatagtgctcagagccatttgaaccattttttgaacatctctgggatgccttggaatgtgctgttaagaagagatctccaccccctcataccttacggatttatggacagccctccaggattcatggtgtgagttctctccagcactacttcagacgttcaagtccatgccacattgtgttgcggcactactgCATGCTCgtaggggccctatacgatatcaggcaggcgtaccagttacttcggctcttcagtgtataattgtaTATGAAAAACACAAAATCTACTGTAGGACACTCACAATTAtctgcttttcatttataattatgaagTTGTCCTACCAAGCAGTGATGGAAGAATCAAATAACATGTTTATATAATTTTTTCCAACTAGGCCTATTGGTTTCTGCAGCAACTTTACTGAAGGTACACTTTGTGATTTGGAACACAAGAAGCccattacattatttttttttaaatactctatAATTTGCAACTTTCATGGTCACGTTTGGTGAACCTGACAGTTTATCAGTTTCAAATCTTCTGAGTCACCATCAGAACTAAACATCAAGAAAAGACAAAAGGTGAACTGTTATTATTATaaattttcctctttatcttccactttttaatatttttaaaacttttaatatttaataGTAATTTCACATTTTAGTCTTCTCTGGATTTTAAGTTCCGATGATGACTCATAGTAAATGAAACCAGCAAACTGTCATAAGCCCACCAAGTGTGATCAAGACAACTGTGGATgaaaaagtatttttcaaaatatattgtGTGCTCCAGTTTGAAAATGTCAAATTTAATTGAGATTATTTTAAATGACAGTACATTGTACCAACAGTTGAAAGTAGTAGTTTTTGGTAACTTCTTTTCTGTCGATGTATTCTTTCCCTCAAAGCTTCTTCAACATGATGGGACTTACCAAGAtcaatatataaatgaataaataaatgactgCTCCATGTATTACATTACATATAAGTCCAGCTTGGCTTGCACAGGAGTCAAACAACTGACGTCATGTTACAGACGCACTACTGGAGGACCTGCAGACTAGTGTGTCACGAGGCCGCAGCGCCATGAACGGGCCGAGTGGCGGTCACCAGCAACACCAGGAGTACCGCGAAATACGTCAAGTACGCCAGCAGGTGTCCGGCTCCCCGCAGGTGCAATACCTGTCTCCTGCCAACCCCACGACTGTGGTCGCTGAGCGGGAGCCCAGCCCCCTGTTGCAGGTCAGTAAGCACGAGCACATTGTGAGCTTGTATGAGACCGATTCAGAAAGTAGAGCAACAAGTGCTCTCACAGACTACCCTTACTCCACAGCATGTGTACTAACATACTCTAGTGTGGCACTGGTACTCATTGCTTCTCAACATAATAGTCATGCTTTTCCAATATTTGTTGCATTATTACACCAAGTCATGTTGTGTCCAAAAATCTGCAGAAGTGTGTGCATTGATATCACAGTACAGTGCTAAGTGTCCGTGCCAATTGTATGAACAAATGACTGTTCTGCTCCTTATTCTGGGGCCTAAAACATTGTATTCATTTTTGTCACTGTAACGGGGGTATCCCAGTACAGCACTAATGAAGTGAcataacgagcgaggtggcgcagtggttagcacactggactcgcattcgggaggactacggttcaatgccgtctccggccatcctgatttaggttttccgtgatttccctaaatcgcttcaggcaaatgccaggatggttcctttgcaagggcacggctgatttccttccccatccttccctcacccgagcttgcgctccgcctctaatgacttcgttgtcgacaggacgttaaacactaatctcctcctcctccgtaacGATTTACATGCACTGACAGATAAGTATTAAATTGCAGTAGAAATGCTACCCATCTGTCAACAGaaatgtaatttgttttctgcagACTGCCTACTCTAATTTACCACAGTAACTGGCAGCACAAGTTGTTCCTTCCTTTTACAGAAATCCAGCAAAGGCATTTGCAATTTACTCAACTTCCTTTGTAAATTGAGAAATTTAAACCTTATTTGATGGTTGTAATTATATACTGgcgtgacaaaagtcatagaacagtgatgtgcacatatacagatgatggtagtatcgcatacacaagatataaaagggcagtgcagtggcagagctgttgtttatactcaggtgattcatgtgggaaGGTTTCTGACGTAATTATGGCTCTGCAcgatgggagttaacagactttgaatgcacaatggtagttggagctagacacatgacacattccatttcagaaatcgttagggaagccAATACggtgagattcacagtgtcaagagcatgccaAGAACACCAAATCTAGACATTACTCTCACCACAGATAATGCAGTGGCCAATGTCTTCACATAATAACTGAGAGCAGCGGAGTTTTTGtacagttgtcaatgctaacagacaaacaagcaCAGAAaaagccacagaaatcaatgtggaatgtacgcTGAACATATCTGTTagaacagtgcagcaaaatttggctctaatgggctatagcagcagatgacAGACATGAGTGTCTTTTCTAACAGTACGACATCATCTGTAATGCCCCTCaggggctcatgaccatatcggttggtcccaAGACaattagaaaaccgtggcctgatcagatgagtactgaaagagctgaaaagagCTCATGCTAGGGTTAGAGTGTGGTGTAGACCCAACAAAGCCacagatccaagttgtcaacaatgaatggtgcaagctggtggtggcttcatgatAGTGGCGCATGGTTTACATGGaactgaaccagtcattgactggaaatggttatgttcagctacttggagaccatttatagCCATTCATTgactacatgttcccaaacaatgagagaatttttatggatgacaatttgccATGTCTCCAGGCCACAATTATTTGTGACCAGTTTGTAGAACATCCTGGgcagttcaagtgaatgatttggccacccacattgcccaaaatgaatcccatcgaacatttacggaacataattgagaggtcagttcgtgcacaaaatcctgcattggcaatacttgcacaattatggatggctacagaggcagcattggAGCTTCTAAAGACATGTTGAGTGCATGCCAagctgagttgctgcactatgctgggaaaAAGGTGGTCTTACGTAATATTacgaggtatcacatgacttttgtcagctcggtGTATGTGTTTCTATGTTCTTGATTCATCTCTGTTATCATATAATGCATCCATGTTGCATCACTTACAACAGTACAACTTAGAAACAATAATGCTTTTCCTCAGAATATCTCGTGTATGGGGAAACACAGACGCTCACTGATATCTTTGTGATCTTTGATAGCCAGGGTAAACATATATCTTGTTATCAAAGTTCATGAATGACTGTGTGTGTGCGTAATGCACACTGATCGTTTGAGTCAGTTAGCATTAGCACTGGAATTGAAATATTTCTATTTCACTCAGTTTTATCTGGAATGAAAGTTGTGGTAGAAGACTGCCCTGTAGTGTAGTCTTAGGTCTAGGTTAGATTGGTTATGTGTTAGTAAAACCAACAAAAATGATAGCATGAGAAGCCTGAATGAAGTTACTGAACTGTTCAAAGAGAGGTTCTGAAGACAATGTTCAGAGACTATGTACATCCCACAGAAAGTAATTTTGTTAGTGGCACTAAATGTTAAGGCAGACAATCTGTATTGGAAGCCATTCTTTATCTTGTAGGAGATCTGTATCAGTTGCCACACATAGATGACCAATGTATTTCAAACTAAAAGACATGTGACTTAAGTTCGTGGTTGGGCTGGCACGTGAGAGCTTACCTTAAATTTCCAACAGCATGGCCTTCATGTTTAACATTTTCACTCTAAATGCCACCTATTGCTAACCCCAATATTCTTGAGTAATTTGCAAAATGTGACATTATAGTGACATTCAGATGTGCTGCTCTCACAGCCTATGTGTTTCACAGTTCTCCATTAGTTCTATCAGtttccttttgaaatgcagtggATGCCTGAGGATGTCATAAGATTATGATATGAAAGTTTATCTTCAGTCTATCTCTATAAATACTTTGGCTACCTGTTATGTACATTCTCATTAATTACTTAAAACCAGGTATAAACACAATGTTTTGCATTCCCAACATATTTCATTGCATAATTGCTAACATTCTTCTGGGTGGAAGACAAATAAGTGACAGCAGTTGTTCTATTCACAAGACTTACCACCAGTAAGTGATGGCCATTACTCTGTTCACAAGAATTACCACCAATTTTAAATATGGCACACATAATCATTTGTCACCAGTGCTTTGTTGATTTTATCTTTGCCCACTAAGCATGATGGTATCGAATTACACATTCTGCAACGAACCCACAGCTATTGTTTATAAGATGGTATCAGCAGTGCATCCCACAATGAATTTCCACTTGTGAGGTGCAAAACAACTATCACACTACACCTGATCATATTACTGTACTTACAGCCATTTTACAATTGACAGGAGGTGAATGTGACGAATTATATGTGACTGCATGATGATGTGGTTATATGTTTagtgttttcagaaaaaaacagtAATTACTCTGTTAGCTTGAACACAAAGGTGAACAATGGTATATTTATCAACCATCTGACATCCGCGGCTCAATAATGGCTGTGTATAGACTTTTCCGTGCACTACAGTATTCAGTATTACACATTGTTGCTGCTCCTGTGGAATTTCTGTCATGTAGCACACATTTTTTGGCCACCCATCTGTTGATCCATTTATCTGTTTTGTTCTCTCTCCTAGTAATTTCCAACATGCATGTCTTTATGTTCACTGAGCAACACTTAGTTTTTAATTAAAAGTGCATGTCTCATTAGCGTAAATCAAAACTGCTAACACAATTTGACAGTAAACTTTTTGTTTCAGAAGTACTCAAAGCTTTGTTTTGATAACTCAGTTTAGTTTAccagaaaatctgtgggacatgtgtgaaacctgagtttctcctgaCTCAAGTTTCACATTGTTCACCTCTTTGGTGTGGGAATGTATCATTGTTTGCATACACTGGATAAGCTTTACAGTAGAGGAGTTAGATTACAATGTGCACTTTCATCTTTGTCATGGTTTTAAGACCAAAATGTTGTTATAATGTTCACCAAAGTTGTGTATCACATCAATTCTCATGCACTAACAGGATCAAGGAGTGAACTGGTTTAGCTCTTGTTCATCAAAGGATCTGTCGTACACGTCGTCAACAGAAACACTAGGACATTTTTACAAAAGCTCATCAGCTAACTCCATGGTATCATCATTAATTTGTATTCTTTTGTTTTCAATGAGATGATTATACATTATTTTAGTCTTGTTACGGCACAATGAATCTGTGTATTGGAATGAGTGCATAAGTGCTATATGGTATGAAGGCGTGAACTACAAAAACTGTTATATTTATATGTTTCACTCGGAGCAAGAAAGTAACATCCTAAGAGAAGTTAGGAGAGAATGGGTTAGAAGCTTACTGTATTCCAAATAAACAAATTTTCTACAAGGTGACATGTTTTTATTCCTCAGCACAGTACATGCGTGTGTCAGACTAGATCACTCAATACCCTTACTAAGATCTATTGGGTGCATGTTCTAATTTGCAAAACTATTTTCAGACTACATCCACTAATGTTTCTTTCACAATGAGGCTGATTTTGTTATGTAGCCTTAAGGCTATTATTGATTCACAGGACACAACATCTAGAACATATAGGTATGTTTACAGATCAATTATGCTTTGTTAAAACTTGAAATTGAGCatacatgtttttatttctttcagcCTGCTGCAGGAGAACAAAGAAGTGTTGCATACAAAACTGTCTCTTATCAGTACAGTGCATCTGATGGTCAGCCTGGTAAGATATTGTCTTTACTTCTCTGTTCTTAGGTTAACTCTTTCACTTTGAGCAAGTTGGTGTATCCAGGGCCTTTCATATAAATGGAAAATTGAataagaatatattttttttttttttttttttttaaccttgttTCGTAACTTAGTTTGAGGACATGAAAATGTAATACATTTTCAAATTATATAACTTAAATGAAAACCTGaaaaacacatttcttctgttGATAATTACATTTGGATGTCATtggacatttttaaattttttttctaggaCATGCACTGAGCAGCAGTGCTGGCAGTCCTTCAGACCAGACACCTGATGTGAGGTTAAGGGAGAATCTAAATGAACTTGATAGCCTGCTTGTTGACCTTCACCAGGCACAAAAAGCTGGCTTTGGAACACCACAAGGTGAGTTATTTCatgatttacaaatttttttaacaactttcgAAGTCCTTTTATAATGTTCTGTATGTCGTGGCCACTGTGCCTCGAATTTTCATTAAATCATATCACATTGTCATACTTATCAAATATcaccacatctcccccccccctcccccacctcctccatcCATAACTTCCTTTCATTGTACTACACAACTGCTGCAGTGTGTGAACAAATATCTATTTGTAATGTGAATGTTGTCAGACGTAGGTGATATAAAAATATGAAAGCTAGCACAATATGCTTATCTTCATGCCACAATGTCACAGGAGATTATTTTTTGGAGTGActtatcaagccaagctaaagttttctgggttcAAAACCATGTAATAATAATTATatgtggtatgaactcaagaacattcTGCAGGGAAATactgtttcccaatatatttattcctttgtGAAACTGAATTTGTCACTAAAGGTATAgtatctctttttcaaaccaacagctaaggacatggaataaatactagaaataagaataatcttcacaaagattgaaGTCACTTATTTGGcccagaaaggtgtccattattcaggaacacaaattttcagtaacttgccagcagctataaaaagtttgatactaataaagttcagtttaagaggagcccatTGGATTAAATGGTGACCAACTTCTACTTCACTGATGAAGTTCTGagtagaaccaactgatgtgtatatgttactaataatatcaagTAATGTGAGTATTAGTAAACTCTGACTACTCTGAAAATTCAGTGCAATAATGTGGTCATTGTAAACAAGTGCTGagaaatgatttttctgtttgatgACAAATGGCTTTaacagcctaagaattatcatatgcacctcagTGTACAGAActtttacatgttttgtgacaagctattactttttaaatacaaatattttaaatgaaaatatgtttaatattttttgACTTATTCCATGTCCTTGAGGGCCACTTCACTTTGGATCTGTGAACAGTACATATTTGTTTTTACTTgaaaatttttattgtgtattgtttttctggcatgttctTCATTCAGGAGAAGTTTCTCACActggatcagttggaatgaaaagtacatctaatttctaatctttgcatttttttgtttaaatttttacatacattttaGTTCACCTTACATTCTGCTTGTTTCCAGGAACTGCAAGCACCACAGTCAATAGAGTTGAAGTGTCACGCACAGGAGTGGACCCTGGATTGTTGTAAGTTACACTGTCATTAACTGATGATTTTCCAAAAATGTgatatattttactaacaatgtaTCTGCAATGTGCTGTAAATATTTTCCTTGATCTATTAACAACTGTCCAGGTTAGAACAGTGTTACTTTATTAGTACTaaaatagtaaattatttaaataacaagATGAATACACAAGAGATTTAGCAAATCACAACTGAAAAAATTCATGAATAGCTGCATCATCTAACTTTATCTCTAGTGATTTAAGAACATTACAGTTATTTTATCTTGCCTAACTGCAGGGAACCTCTAGACACAAGCACACCAGCTCCTCCAACTCGGCAGCAGCAGCACGTTTCTCGGTCCGTGCAGTATCGTCAGTACAGTTCAGCCCGCAGTGCGAGTGCTGACACCAGTCTTGGAAATGCGCCTCAGCTACAGCCACGTCGCTCAACTTCTGCACAGCGTGAACTCACTTACGAGCCATCGCCACCGGCACGGTCCACGCGCACACGCTCACCTTCTCCTGTAGCTACATCTGTCACTCGAAGGGAAGTCTATTACGAGACTGACGGAAGTGCCAGATATCGTGACAAGTCACCTTCTAACCGTCGTCTTCAGAAAGAAGTGTATTATGAGACGAAGGATTCGACACCCTACCCCACAACTGTGCGACACGAAGTTTATTACGATGCTGAACCTGGAGTTGGTGTTCCTCCACCATCATCAACGTCAAGACACGAGGTGTATTATGAAACAGAGAAATCCAGCACTCTTCCTCCTCCGAGGCAAGATGTTTATTATGAACACAAAACTTCCACATTACCACCACAGAGACAGGACGTTTACTATGACACAAAAACGTCTACACTTCCACCTGTGAGGCACGATGTCTATTATGAAACGAAATCTTCATCTACCCTTCCACCACAGAGACAGGAAGTGTATTATGAAACAAGAAATGTGTCAAAAGTAGTGCCCTCTCCTAGACCAGACAGGTACAGAGAGCCCTCACCACCTCCCCATAGGCTGCAGACATCACCACCTGCAGACACTACAGACAAGCCTGATCGTTATGCTCCACAGCCCAATAGTGCACCAACAACT
This region includes:
- the LOC126174559 gene encoding serine/arginine repetitive matrix protein 1; translated protein: MAAVRQTQTVVQTQTQSGGQLLHPHPLDNSLDALLEDLQTSVSRGRSAMNGPSGGHQQHQEYREIRQVRQQVSGSPQVQYLSPANPTTVVAEREPSPLLQPAAGEQRSVAYKTVSYQYSASDGQPGHALSSSAGSPSDQTPDVRLRENLNELDSLLVDLHQAQKAGFGTPQGTASTTVNRVEVSRTGVDPGLLEPLDTSTPAPPTRQQQHVSRSVQYRQYSSARSASADTSLGNAPQLQPRRSTSAQRELTYEPSPPARSTRTRSPSPVATSVTRREVYYETDGSARYRDKSPSNRRLQKEVYYETKDSTPYPTTVRHEVYYDAEPGVGVPPPSSTSRHEVYYETEKSSTLPPPRQDVYYEHKTSTLPPQRQDVYYDTKTSTLPPVRHDVYYETKSSSTLPPQRQEVYYETRNVSKVVPSPRPDRYREPSPPPHRLQTSPPADTTDKPDRYAPQPNSAPTTVTAYRTYNYSSSSSSLTQPPYTSGPVPDSRPTYPDTSPPIPSHYPQSPPTQHSSPPTQTVIYRDGPDQPPTKVTTTVRTYTYELPGEPGVLHTHPYPPGPDHPYPDQQPHKPNVEHTVTYHVSPHQQPEKEPLLPTQHQPLVIPAEPNPPPTVITYKYSSHSSHNTTNKYPPHPHPEEQQPLLPRPFPTSSPGPDYPPNGQPPKRLDDLMASFSDTETDISPHPKHYNVEKQMTASPAHPPGGPADTNAVAVVTPTQQNVKVEETKAKTEIKARERTVNKPGPPVFYPPGVELFSKKEESMAMASGRRAKGKYKYEAESYSKSKSSSSGGAAVVPVCLPLCCAMPCVIM